A single region of the Aeromonas hydrophila subsp. hydrophila ATCC 7966 genome encodes:
- a CDS encoding OmpA family protein, producing MKIHVLMKTGLIGLLLSVLAGCQSAPHGLTAEQIAVLKEQGFRLTDEGWTLDFSNRVLFANNADALTPKTRVVVEKLGKTLQEVGLNRARIDGHTDSNGAADYNDQLSYKRAQSVADVLVSVGMPQANLDIRGRGERDPIADNKTAAGRAENRRVAIVISNE from the coding sequence ATGAAGATCCATGTCCTGATGAAAACCGGCTTGATCGGCCTGCTGTTGAGCGTGCTGGCGGGGTGCCAAAGCGCCCCCCACGGCCTGACCGCAGAGCAGATCGCCGTACTCAAGGAGCAAGGCTTTCGCCTGACCGACGAGGGTTGGACTCTGGACTTCTCCAACCGTGTGCTGTTTGCCAACAACGCCGATGCCCTGACCCCCAAGACCCGCGTGGTGGTGGAAAAACTGGGCAAGACCCTGCAGGAGGTAGGCTTGAACCGGGCACGGATCGATGGTCATACCGACTCCAACGGGGCGGCGGACTATAACGATCAGCTCTCGTACAAGCGGGCGCAGTCGGTGGCCGACGTGCTGGTATCGGTCGGTATGCCGCAGGCCAACCTGGACATCCGGGGCCGTGGTGAACGCGATCCGATCGCCGACAACAAGACGGCTGCCGGTCGGGCCGAGAACCGCCGCGTGGCGATTGTCATCAGCAATGAATGA
- a CDS encoding YfcL family protein: MTIHDFEHKLLGLIDGMVATATDDELFAGGYLRGHISLAVARAELEGKTLVRDVKSYVLRSLNEAILQGELSEQDEKLVQAMWIRLQQQAEA; this comes from the coding sequence ATGACGATTCATGATTTTGAGCACAAGTTGTTGGGACTGATAGACGGCATGGTGGCCACGGCGACCGACGATGAGCTGTTTGCCGGGGGTTATCTGCGCGGCCACATCTCGCTGGCGGTGGCGCGGGCCGAGCTGGAAGGCAAGACCCTGGTGCGGGATGTAAAGAGTTATGTGCTGCGCAGCCTGAACGAGGCGATCCTGCAGGGTGAACTCTCCGAGCAGGATGAGAAGCTGGTGCAGGCAATGTGGATTCGTTTGCAACAACAAGCAGAAGCTTGA
- a CDS encoding AMP-binding protein, with protein MASSSRIANKLPLEMLYQWERQCPDRVYLRQTINREYLDFTWGEVADEARRMVTALRQLGLVAGDKVALLSKNCAQWFIADLAMQMGQYVSVPIYPTANVDTIEYVLRHSEAKAIFVGKLDDWKSQEAGVPAELLRIAFPYDTMPAAHQWDDLLEQHEPIPDSPVQAPDSLLSLVYTSGSTGKPKGAMLSVERYAWSCEKLVEAVGLCEQDRGFSYLPLAHITERVYVYGGSLYGRAEIAFPESLDTFIEDVKRCRPTVFISVPRLWAMFRIKIHEKLPQKKLELLLKIPFVSGLIKRKLQKGLGLDQARVLGCGSAPVAPALLEWYHSIGIEITEAWGMTENHAFSTLNYPFRADKIGTVGKAGPGVTIKISEEGEILCRCEGMMLGYYKDPEHSREAIDEEGWLHTGDMGKLDREGYLTITGRMKDVFKTAKGKYVAPVPIEGLLGQEPIIEQLCVIGYGMPQPVALVQLAESAMKGDRNQVNAQLEAARNRVNEQLESHAKIRGILVVKSPWNIENGVLTPTMKIRRHLLEQKYADLGDAWSSSQSIIWES; from the coding sequence ATGGCTTCCTCCTCGCGTATTGCCAATAAACTGCCGCTCGAAATGCTCTACCAATGGGAGCGGCAGTGTCCTGACCGAGTCTATCTGCGTCAAACCATCAACCGCGAATACCTGGACTTCACCTGGGGTGAGGTCGCTGACGAGGCCCGCCGCATGGTGACCGCGCTGCGTCAGCTGGGGCTGGTGGCCGGCGACAAGGTGGCGCTGCTCTCCAAGAACTGCGCCCAGTGGTTCATCGCCGACCTCGCCATGCAGATGGGGCAGTACGTGAGCGTGCCCATCTATCCCACCGCCAACGTCGACACCATCGAATACGTGCTGCGTCACAGCGAGGCCAAGGCGATTTTCGTCGGCAAGCTCGATGACTGGAAGAGCCAGGAGGCGGGGGTACCCGCCGAACTGCTGCGCATCGCCTTTCCCTATGACACCATGCCGGCGGCCCATCAGTGGGACGATCTGCTGGAGCAACACGAACCCATCCCGGACAGCCCGGTGCAGGCACCGGACTCCCTGCTGAGCCTGGTCTACACCTCCGGCAGCACCGGCAAGCCGAAAGGGGCCATGCTGAGCGTCGAGCGCTACGCCTGGTCGTGCGAGAAGCTGGTGGAGGCGGTCGGACTGTGCGAGCAGGACCGCGGCTTCTCCTACCTGCCGCTGGCCCACATCACCGAGCGGGTCTATGTCTATGGCGGCAGCCTCTATGGCCGCGCCGAGATCGCCTTCCCCGAGTCCCTCGATACCTTCATCGAGGACGTCAAGCGCTGCCGTCCCACCGTGTTCATCTCGGTGCCACGGCTGTGGGCCATGTTCCGCATCAAGATCCATGAGAAACTGCCCCAGAAGAAACTCGAGCTGCTGCTCAAGATCCCGTTCGTGTCGGGCCTCATCAAGCGCAAGCTGCAAAAGGGGCTGGGGCTGGATCAGGCGCGGGTGCTGGGCTGTGGCTCGGCGCCGGTGGCACCGGCCCTGCTCGAGTGGTACCACAGCATCGGTATCGAGATCACCGAGGCCTGGGGCATGACCGAGAACCACGCCTTCTCCACCCTCAACTACCCGTTTAGGGCCGACAAGATAGGCACGGTCGGCAAGGCGGGGCCGGGGGTCACCATCAAGATCTCCGAGGAAGGGGAGATCCTCTGTCGCTGCGAGGGGATGATGCTGGGTTACTACAAGGATCCCGAGCACAGCCGTGAAGCCATCGACGAAGAGGGCTGGCTGCATACCGGCGACATGGGCAAGCTGGATCGGGAGGGCTATCTCACCATCACCGGCCGCATGAAGGACGTGTTCAAGACCGCCAAGGGCAAGTATGTGGCGCCGGTGCCCATCGAGGGGCTGCTTGGCCAGGAGCCCATCATCGAGCAGTTGTGCGTGATTGGCTACGGCATGCCGCAGCCGGTGGCCCTGGTGCAGTTGGCAGAGAGCGCCATGAAGGGGGATCGCAATCAGGTCAACGCCCAGCTGGAGGCGGCCCGCAACCGGGTCAACGAGCAGCTGGAGTCCCACGCCAAAATTCGCGGCATCCTGGTGGTGAAGAGCCCCTGGAACATCGAAAACGGGGTGCTCACCCCGACCATGAAGATCCGCCGCCACCTGCTGGAGCAGAAGTATGCCGATCTCGGCGACGCCTGGTCCTCTTCCCAGAGCATCATCTGGGAGTCCTGA
- a CDS encoding TerC family protein — protein sequence MLEWIADPSAWVALATLTLLEIVLGIDNIIFISILVGRLPEAQRQKARILGLGLAMGTRILLLLSLAWVMRLTEPLFTVLGEAISGRDLILLLGGLFLIGKSAHEIHATLEGAAEPESVSAAASGFISTLIQIAILDIVFSLDSVITAVGMADHVPVMVLAIMIAVFIMMFAAKAIGDFVDNHPTIKMLALSFLTLVGFALMAEGMDLHIPKGYIYFAMAFSLTVEMINIRLRSHHDREKLKQE from the coding sequence ATGCTGGAATGGATTGCAGACCCCTCCGCCTGGGTCGCGCTCGCCACCCTGACCCTGCTCGAGATCGTGCTGGGCATCGACAACATCATCTTTATCTCCATCCTGGTCGGCCGCCTGCCGGAGGCACAGCGCCAGAAGGCGCGGATCCTGGGGCTGGGTCTCGCCATGGGCACCCGCATCCTGCTGCTGCTCTCCCTGGCCTGGGTGATGCGTCTCACCGAGCCGCTGTTCACCGTGCTGGGCGAGGCCATCTCTGGCCGCGATCTCATCCTGCTGCTGGGGGGTCTGTTCCTCATCGGCAAGAGTGCCCACGAGATCCATGCCACCCTGGAGGGCGCCGCCGAGCCTGAGAGCGTGAGCGCCGCTGCGTCCGGCTTCATCAGCACCCTGATCCAGATCGCCATTCTCGACATCGTCTTCAGCCTGGATTCCGTCATCACCGCCGTGGGCATGGCGGATCACGTGCCGGTCATGGTGCTGGCCATCATGATCGCCGTCTTCATCATGATGTTCGCCGCCAAGGCCATCGGCGATTTCGTCGACAACCACCCCACCATCAAGATGCTGGCCCTCTCCTTCCTCACCCTGGTCGGTTTCGCGCTGATGGCCGAGGGGATGGATCTGCACATTCCGAAGGGCTACATCTACTTCGCCATGGCCTTCTCGCTGACGGTGGAGATGATCAACATCCGCCTGCGCAGTCACCACGACCGCGAAAAGCTCAAGCAGGAATAA
- a CDS encoding glycoside hydrolase family 36 protein: MTSLLSRLRQLADDHHLPPSLLQTRQWEGPLCRVRLDNTGGSEARVGHWTLFDGKLGLSPACAIYGEGFQMLAQTMGSWQAPQPVGRCPDAGVYRITDDQGCHTVHNLLLVEHDKGWLLLAFASCQRFGGEFRLYPDGRLQILMNGEGRALPAGQFWQSEALLCLEGKDREALLAELAQRIEAEHGSLIGQVGERPSGWCSWYHYYADVSAADIRENLQVRAERFPALRYVQIDDGYQAKMGDWLTPSAKFEQGVASLAAEIKGAGCEPALWVAPFIAEPGSQVFQDHPDWFVKGDDGLPLPSERVTYGGWRCTPWYVLDGTHPEVQAHLERVFRTLREQWGIHYFKLDANFWGAIHGGRFHDPAATRVEAYRRGMAAILRGAGEGAFLLGCNAPIWPSLGLVHGMRVSDDVERNGHRYRQIAREAFCRAWQNDRLWALDPDCICLRDLPSQQASPAEYRFHLAALVASGGMMLAGDRLQDLDEVQAAQLRKLLELCAARAPGARFESMDFACGEVSLPGGGTLLCLFNWEAQPQEFLLPAGGEDFWDEGAVGTALTLQGGEGRVIRYR; this comes from the coding sequence ATGACATCTCTCTTGTCCCGCCTGCGCCAGCTGGCGGACGACCACCATCTGCCCCCTTCGTTGCTGCAAACCCGCCAGTGGGAGGGGCCCCTGTGCCGGGTGCGGCTCGACAACACCGGCGGCAGCGAGGCCCGGGTCGGGCACTGGACGCTGTTTGACGGCAAGCTCGGTCTCTCGCCCGCGTGCGCCATCTACGGCGAAGGCTTCCAGATGCTGGCCCAGACCATGGGCAGCTGGCAAGCGCCGCAGCCGGTCGGCCGTTGCCCCGATGCCGGTGTCTATCGCATCACCGATGATCAGGGTTGTCACACGGTACACAACCTGCTGCTGGTGGAGCATGACAAGGGCTGGTTGCTGCTCGCCTTTGCCAGTTGTCAGCGCTTTGGCGGGGAGTTTCGGCTCTACCCCGATGGCCGGCTGCAGATCCTGATGAATGGTGAGGGGCGTGCACTCCCTGCCGGCCAGTTCTGGCAGAGCGAGGCGCTGCTCTGCCTCGAAGGGAAAGATCGTGAGGCGCTGCTGGCCGAACTGGCGCAGCGGATCGAGGCCGAGCATGGCTCGCTGATCGGCCAGGTTGGCGAACGCCCCAGCGGCTGGTGCTCCTGGTATCACTACTACGCGGACGTGAGCGCCGCCGACATTCGCGAGAACCTGCAGGTGCGTGCCGAGCGTTTCCCGGCGCTGCGCTACGTGCAGATTGACGACGGCTATCAAGCCAAGATGGGCGACTGGCTCACCCCGTCGGCCAAGTTCGAGCAGGGGGTGGCCTCCCTGGCTGCCGAGATCAAAGGCGCCGGCTGCGAGCCGGCGCTCTGGGTGGCCCCCTTTATCGCCGAGCCCGGCTCCCAGGTGTTTCAGGATCACCCCGACTGGTTCGTGAAGGGGGATGACGGGCTGCCGCTGCCCTCCGAGCGGGTTACCTACGGCGGTTGGCGCTGTACCCCCTGGTATGTGCTGGATGGCACCCACCCCGAGGTACAGGCTCACCTCGAGCGGGTGTTTCGTACCCTGCGCGAGCAGTGGGGCATCCACTACTTCAAGCTCGACGCCAACTTCTGGGGGGCCATCCACGGCGGCCGCTTCCACGACCCGGCCGCCACCCGGGTGGAGGCCTACCGACGCGGCATGGCCGCCATCCTGCGCGGAGCGGGCGAGGGGGCCTTCCTGCTCGGCTGCAACGCCCCCATCTGGCCAAGCCTCGGCCTGGTGCATGGTATGCGGGTGAGCGATGACGTGGAGCGCAATGGCCATCGCTATCGCCAGATCGCTCGCGAGGCCTTCTGCCGCGCCTGGCAGAACGACCGACTGTGGGCCCTCGATCCTGACTGCATCTGCCTGCGGGATCTGCCGAGCCAGCAGGCGAGCCCTGCCGAGTACCGCTTTCATCTGGCGGCGCTGGTGGCAAGCGGCGGCATGATGCTGGCCGGGGACAGGCTGCAGGATCTCGACGAGGTGCAGGCGGCGCAACTGCGCAAGCTGCTCGAGCTTTGCGCGGCGCGCGCCCCTGGCGCCCGTTTCGAGTCGATGGATTTTGCCTGCGGCGAGGTGAGCCTGCCCGGGGGCGGCACCCTGCTCTGCCTCTTCAACTGGGAGGCGCAGCCTCAGGAGTTCCTGTTGCCGGCAGGCGGCGAAGATTTCTGGGATGAGGGGGCCGTCGGTACCGCGCTCACCCTGCAGGGGGGCGAGGGGCGGGTGATCCGCTACCGCTGA
- a CDS encoding CidA/LrgA family protein codes for MIAQRALLYLRDFLVIVACLLAGKTLAAILPFAFPGSIIGMLLLFVLLSLQLVKLHWVEQGAGLLLRHMGVLFVPVAVGLVAWLEPLRQSFGLIMLCIVLGIVLILGTVGRLYQRMNK; via the coding sequence GTGATCGCGCAACGTGCCTTGCTGTACCTTCGTGACTTTCTGGTCATCGTCGCCTGCCTGCTGGCGGGCAAAACCCTGGCAGCCATCCTGCCGTTCGCCTTCCCCGGCAGTATCATCGGCATGCTGCTGCTGTTCGTGCTGCTCTCCCTGCAGCTGGTGAAACTGCACTGGGTTGAGCAGGGCGCCGGCCTGCTGCTGCGCCACATGGGGGTCTTGTTCGTGCCGGTGGCAGTCGGGCTGGTGGCCTGGCTGGAACCTCTACGTCAATCCTTCGGCCTCATCATGCTCTGCATCGTGCTCGGGATCGTGCTGATCCTCGGCACCGTCGGCCGCCTCTACCAGAGGATGAACAAATGA
- a CDS encoding diguanylate cyclase domain-containing protein: MIGLFRPPNQRLTLRQSLGRTHLVTSLTAVCMAGVLLTGIALLALRLYADHNLELVARAISYTSEAAVVFHDEEAAREALQAITTHEDVARASIYLPSGQLLASWSRAMSTPWSGLEQYLARLILPGPVDQPMLRGGVEIARIHLVGHGQYLLLFLLQTLLAMLLCLVLSTLGALYVARRMQNSLTAPLKDLAQVAHSVSRQRILAMRVPEANIAELHALGQDFNSLLDELEAWQAHQRRENASLLHQATHDALTGLPNRALFEARLDQAVTTGRLHDERFALLYLDCDRFKQINDTLGHAAGDDVLIALARRVQHQLRPMDLVCRLGGDEFAILLTPLSQVGEAEDVVARIQQAMADPVVLGDGSQLLAAVSIGIALYPDQGLTAADLLQQADHAMYQAKRLRRELALHDQLEFDVSAEEK, encoded by the coding sequence ATGATCGGCTTGTTCCGCCCCCCCAACCAGCGCCTCACATTGCGACAGAGTCTGGGACGTACCCACCTGGTGACGTCCCTGACGGCGGTCTGCATGGCCGGTGTGCTGCTGACCGGCATCGCCCTGCTGGCGCTGCGGCTCTATGCGGATCACAACCTGGAACTGGTGGCGCGGGCCATCAGCTACACCAGCGAAGCGGCCGTGGTGTTCCACGACGAAGAGGCGGCCCGCGAGGCACTGCAGGCCATCACCACCCACGAGGATGTGGCGCGAGCCAGCATTTATCTGCCGAGCGGCCAGCTGCTGGCCAGCTGGAGCCGGGCCATGAGCACCCCCTGGTCCGGTCTTGAGCAGTATCTGGCGCGGCTCATTCTGCCGGGGCCGGTAGATCAGCCCATGCTGCGGGGCGGGGTGGAGATCGCCCGCATTCATCTGGTGGGGCACGGCCAATACCTGCTGCTGTTCCTGTTGCAGACCCTGCTGGCCATGCTGCTCTGCCTGGTGCTCAGCACCCTGGGGGCGCTCTACGTGGCGCGCCGGATGCAAAACTCCCTCACCGCGCCGCTCAAGGATCTGGCCCAGGTGGCCCACAGCGTCAGCCGCCAGCGGATCCTCGCCATGCGGGTGCCCGAGGCCAACATCGCCGAGCTGCACGCGCTCGGCCAGGATTTCAACTCCCTGCTCGACGAACTGGAAGCCTGGCAGGCTCACCAGCGGCGGGAGAATGCCAGCCTGCTGCACCAGGCCACCCATGACGCCTTGACCGGCTTGCCCAATCGTGCTCTGTTCGAGGCTCGTCTGGATCAGGCGGTGACCACCGGCCGGCTGCATGATGAGCGCTTTGCACTGCTCTACCTCGATTGTGATCGCTTCAAGCAGATTAACGACACCCTGGGCCATGCCGCCGGGGATGACGTGCTGATCGCCCTGGCCAGACGGGTACAACATCAGCTGCGGCCGATGGATCTGGTATGCCGTCTGGGGGGCGACGAGTTTGCCATCCTGCTGACCCCCTTGTCCCAGGTGGGCGAGGCGGAAGATGTGGTTGCCCGCATCCAGCAGGCCATGGCAGACCCCGTGGTACTGGGGGATGGCAGCCAGCTGCTGGCTGCCGTCAGCATCGGGATCGCGCTGTATCCGGATCAGGGGCTGACTGCCGCCGATCTGCTGCAGCAGGCGGACCATGCAATGTACCAAGCCAAACGGCTGCGTCGGGAGCTTGCGCTCCATGACCAGCTGGAATTCGATGTCTCTGCTGAGGAAAAATAA
- the sbcB gene encoding exodeoxyribonuclease I, producing the protein MSKTAHAGSEPTFYFHDYETFGISPAKDRPAQFAGIRTDGDFNLIGEPLVIYCKPPADYLPEPEACLITGITPQKAMKDGLCEADFIRQIHEQFATPGTCVLGYNSIRFDDEVTRYTLYRNFYDPYAYAWQNGNSRWDILDMLRACYALRPEGIEWAFDEEGKPSFKLEKLTVANGVAHANAHDALSDVLATIEMAKLVKKAQPKLFGYLFDLRNKNKVKALIDVVTMKPLVHVSGMFSPWQGCASWVSPLAWHPSNQNAVIMVDLTRDPTPLIELTSEEIRERLYTKKEELGDLAGIPVKLVHINKCPVLAPAATLTAERADQLGIDREQCRKSLDLLRAHPEVREKLVEVFNQEFAGNNDGDPDTQLYAGFFGHGDKSTMDLVRATPADLLGEREFAFTDSRLPEMLFRYRARNWPHTLSEAEQKRWRLHCSDYFSRRLPDYVPRLEELAEQNQGNERNFAILKSLYHYLENL; encoded by the coding sequence ATGAGCAAAACAGCACACGCCGGCAGCGAGCCGACCTTCTACTTCCACGACTACGAGACCTTCGGCATCAGTCCGGCCAAGGACAGACCGGCGCAGTTTGCCGGCATTCGTACCGACGGGGATTTCAACCTCATCGGCGAGCCGCTGGTCATCTATTGCAAGCCGCCCGCTGACTATCTGCCGGAGCCGGAAGCGTGCCTGATCACCGGCATCACGCCGCAAAAAGCGATGAAGGACGGGCTGTGCGAGGCGGATTTCATCCGTCAGATCCACGAGCAGTTCGCCACCCCGGGCACCTGCGTGCTGGGCTACAACAGCATCCGCTTCGATGACGAAGTGACCCGCTACACCCTCTATCGCAACTTCTATGACCCCTATGCCTACGCCTGGCAGAACGGCAACTCCCGCTGGGACATTCTCGACATGCTGCGCGCCTGCTACGCCCTGCGCCCGGAGGGGATCGAGTGGGCGTTTGATGAAGAGGGCAAGCCAAGCTTCAAGCTGGAGAAGCTCACCGTCGCCAACGGCGTGGCCCACGCCAACGCCCACGATGCGCTCTCCGACGTGCTGGCCACCATCGAGATGGCCAAGCTGGTGAAAAAGGCCCAGCCCAAGCTGTTTGGCTACCTGTTTGATCTTCGCAACAAGAACAAGGTGAAGGCCCTCATCGACGTGGTGACCATGAAGCCGCTGGTGCACGTCTCCGGCATGTTCTCCCCCTGGCAGGGGTGTGCAAGCTGGGTATCGCCGCTCGCCTGGCACCCCAGCAACCAGAATGCGGTGATCATGGTAGATCTGACCCGCGACCCCACCCCGCTCATCGAGCTCACCAGTGAGGAGATCAGAGAGCGCCTCTACACCAAGAAAGAGGAGCTGGGGGATCTGGCCGGTATTCCGGTGAAGCTGGTGCACATCAACAAGTGCCCGGTGCTGGCGCCGGCCGCCACCCTGACGGCGGAGCGTGCCGACCAGCTTGGCATCGACCGGGAGCAGTGCCGCAAGAGCCTGGATCTGCTGCGCGCCCACCCCGAAGTGCGGGAAAAACTGGTGGAAGTGTTCAATCAGGAGTTTGCCGGCAACAATGACGGCGACCCGGATACCCAGCTCTACGCCGGCTTCTTCGGTCACGGCGACAAGTCCACCATGGATCTGGTGCGCGCCACCCCGGCGGATCTGCTGGGTGAGCGGGAGTTTGCCTTCACCGACTCACGGCTGCCGGAGATGCTGTTCCGCTACCGTGCCCGCAACTGGCCACACACCTTGAGCGAAGCGGAGCAAAAGCGCTGGCGGCTGCACTGCAGCGACTACTTCAGCCGCCGTCTGCCCGACTATGTACCGCGCCTCGAGGAACTGGCCGAGCAGAATCAGGGTAACGAACGGAACTTTGCCATCCTCAAGAGCCTCTATCACTACCTCGAAAATCTGTGA
- a CDS encoding ATP-NAD kinase family protein, which yields MFRLGLIINPVAGIGGAVGLKGSDGMVAEALARGAVPKARERTRQALLPLCELADCFELLTVAGEMGAELAGELGLPCRIVHQPAVAATTAADTRIAAERMREAGVDLLLFAGGDGTARDICAAVGEACHVLGIPAGCKIHSGVYGVTPAASGRVAARMIAGELLSLVDAEVMDIDEEAFRAGKVRACHYGQLQVPGDLRYVQAVKQGGRESEELVLADIAAGVVEQMEPDSLYLMGSGSTVAACMTELGLENTLLGVDLVENGRLIGQDLSAAEILTRIRGRRCRLIITLIGGQGHLFGRGNQQLSPEVLRAVGRDQIQVLATKAKLAALAGRPLLVDTDDPALNRSLSGYLRITTGYKDQVIYPVANPE from the coding sequence ATGTTTCGTTTAGGACTCATCATCAATCCGGTCGCCGGTATCGGCGGGGCGGTCGGTCTCAAGGGCAGTGACGGCATGGTGGCCGAGGCGCTGGCCCGTGGCGCCGTCCCCAAGGCCCGCGAGCGGACCCGTCAGGCGCTGTTGCCGCTGTGTGAACTGGCGGACTGCTTCGAGCTGCTGACGGTGGCGGGCGAGATGGGGGCCGAGCTTGCCGGCGAGCTCGGCCTGCCCTGCCGCATCGTCCATCAGCCCGCGGTAGCTGCCACCACGGCGGCCGATACCCGTATCGCCGCCGAACGGATGCGCGAGGCGGGCGTCGATCTGCTGCTGTTTGCCGGCGGTGACGGCACCGCGCGGGACATCTGCGCGGCGGTGGGGGAGGCGTGCCACGTGCTCGGCATTCCGGCCGGCTGCAAGATCCACTCCGGGGTCTATGGGGTGACCCCCGCCGCCAGCGGCCGGGTGGCGGCCCGGATGATCGCCGGCGAGCTGCTGAGTCTGGTGGATGCCGAGGTGATGGACATCGACGAGGAGGCGTTTCGCGCCGGCAAGGTGCGCGCCTGCCACTACGGCCAGCTGCAGGTGCCCGGCGATCTGCGCTATGTGCAGGCGGTCAAGCAGGGGGGGCGCGAGTCTGAAGAGCTGGTGCTGGCGGACATCGCCGCCGGCGTGGTCGAGCAGATGGAGCCCGATTCCCTCTATCTGATGGGCTCCGGCAGCACGGTGGCGGCCTGCATGACGGAGCTCGGCCTCGAAAATACCCTGCTCGGTGTGGATCTGGTGGAAAATGGCCGGCTTATCGGGCAGGATCTGTCCGCCGCCGAGATCCTGACCCGGATCCGTGGCCGTCGCTGCCGGCTGATCATTACCCTGATCGGCGGTCAGGGACATCTGTTCGGGCGCGGAAATCAGCAACTGAGTCCAGAGGTGTTGCGGGCCGTCGGGCGGGACCAGATCCAGGTCCTGGCCACCAAAGCCAAGCTGGCGGCCCTTGCGGGCAGGCCCTTGCTGGTGGATACCGATGACCCGGCGCTGAACCGGTCGTTAAGTGGTTATCTGCGGATCACCACGGGATACAAGGATCAGGTCATCTACCCGGTGGCCAACCCGGAATAG
- a CDS encoding LrgB family protein, producing the protein MIFWLAIPLTLALYFATRALYRKLPWPIINPVLVPTAVIIGLLLWFDLPLEQYESGTRPITALLEPAVVALALPLYQQARQIQARLKPILICTLSSVLISVCTTLLIGHFMGADPALLASLATKSITTPLAMSVSQSLGGIPAIAAAVVVVVGIVGALIGFPLLKLMRVTDPEAQGLAMGACAHAIGTATSAEQGITQGAFASLAMVVCGILTAAVAPLLFAIYHWLS; encoded by the coding sequence ATGATCTTCTGGCTGGCCATTCCCTTGACCCTGGCGCTCTATTTCGCCACGCGGGCCCTCTATCGCAAGCTGCCCTGGCCCATCATCAACCCGGTGCTGGTGCCCACCGCCGTCATCATCGGCCTGCTGCTCTGGTTCGATCTGCCGCTGGAGCAGTACGAGAGCGGCACCCGCCCCATCACGGCACTGCTGGAGCCGGCGGTGGTGGCGCTGGCACTGCCCCTTTATCAGCAGGCCCGCCAGATCCAGGCCAGGCTCAAGCCCATCCTAATCTGTACCCTGAGCTCGGTCTTGATCTCGGTCTGCACTACCTTGCTGATCGGTCATTTTATGGGCGCCGATCCGGCACTGCTGGCCTCTCTCGCCACCAAATCCATCACCACGCCGCTCGCCATGAGCGTCAGCCAGTCCCTAGGCGGCATTCCCGCCATCGCCGCCGCCGTGGTGGTAGTGGTCGGGATCGTCGGCGCCCTGATCGGCTTCCCCCTGCTCAAACTGATGCGGGTCACCGACCCCGAAGCCCAGGGGCTGGCCATGGGGGCCTGCGCCCACGCCATCGGCACCGCCACCTCCGCCGAGCAGGGCATCACCCAGGGTGCCTTTGCCTCGCTGGCCATGGTGGTGTGCGGCATCCTCACCGCCGCCGTGGCCCCCCTGCTGTTTGCCATTTACCACTGGTTGAGCTGA
- the cdd gene encoding cytidine deaminase has product MHPRFAKPLDTLSAPLKAALLPMLGDDFQARFTPDQVATLKAATGLDDRALRLALLPLAAACSVAPISKFFVGAIACGLSGNWYFGANMEFAGQGLFHSVHAEQSAISNAWLGGETGISEITVNYTPCGHCRQFMNELSTAKILKVSLPDDLSALQSFLPHSFGPADLDITDALMSPQAHDELTLVSDDPLWQAALAAARQSYAPYSQGYAAVALQFADGRIFCGRYAENAAFNPSLPPMQMACAHAVLGGEDLATIRRAVLLESKDGQISQQDSARATLKALGSVELEYQAV; this is encoded by the coding sequence ATGCATCCCCGTTTTGCCAAGCCACTCGATACCCTGTCCGCCCCGCTCAAGGCGGCGCTGCTGCCCATGCTGGGCGATGATTTCCAGGCTCGCTTCACCCCGGATCAGGTCGCCACGCTGAAGGCCGCCACCGGTCTTGACGATCGCGCCCTGCGCCTGGCCCTGCTGCCGCTGGCCGCCGCCTGCTCGGTGGCCCCCATCTCCAAGTTCTTCGTCGGTGCCATCGCCTGCGGCCTGAGCGGCAACTGGTATTTCGGCGCCAACATGGAGTTTGCCGGTCAAGGTCTGTTCCACTCGGTCCATGCCGAGCAGTCCGCCATCTCCAACGCCTGGCTGGGTGGCGAGACCGGCATCTCTGAAATCACCGTCAACTACACCCCCTGCGGCCACTGCCGCCAGTTCATGAACGAGCTGAGCACCGCCAAGATTCTCAAGGTCTCCCTGCCGGATGACTTGAGCGCGCTGCAATCCTTCCTGCCCCACTCGTTCGGCCCGGCGGATCTGGACATCACGGACGCGCTGATGAGCCCGCAGGCCCATGACGAGCTCACGCTTGTGAGCGACGATCCGCTGTGGCAGGCCGCGCTGGCCGCCGCCCGCCAGAGCTACGCCCCCTACAGCCAGGGCTATGCCGCGGTAGCGCTGCAGTTCGCCGACGGTCGCATCTTCTGCGGCCGCTACGCCGAAAACGCCGCCTTCAACCCCAGCCTGCCACCGATGCAGATGGCCTGTGCCCACGCAGTGCTGGGTGGCGAAGATCTCGCCACCATCCGCCGCGCCGTGCTGCTGGAGAGCAAGGATGGCCAGATCAGCCAGCAGGACTCCGCCCGCGCCACCCTCAAGGCGCTCGGTTCGGTCGAGCTGGAGTATCAGGCTGTCTGA